Genomic window (Aestuariirhabdus haliotis):
CTGCTAAATTCGTGTTGAAAAAATCCGCTGAAACCCATAATGATTGACGGGTTAAATCTCCAGCAGGAACCTGGCGGGATCTTCGAGCAGATCCTTGATAGTTACCAGAAATGTCACCGCTTCCTTGCCGTCGAGCAATCGGTGGTCGTAGGAAAGAGCCAGGTACATCATTGGCAGGATTTCGACCTTACCATTGACCGCCATCGGGCGTTCCTGAATCTTATGCATACCCAAAATGGCTGACTGGGGCATGTTCAGGATGGGTGTCGAAAGCAAAGAACCAAAAACACCACCATTGGAAATGGTAAAGGTGCCGCCGGTCATATCTTCAATACCCAGCTTACCATCACGAGCTTTCAGGCCATATTCACGAATGCTCGATTCAATATTAGCCAATCCCATATTATCGGTGTCGCGCAATACAGGCACGACCAGCCCACGATCGGATGAGACCGCAACGCCAATATCCTGATAACCATGATAAACCACATCGTTGCCATCGATGGATGCATTAACAATGGGCTGACGCTTGAGGGCTTCGACACAGGCTTTGACAAAGAAGCCCATAAAGCCCATGCGAACACCATGCTTCTTCTCGAACAGGTCCTTGTACTGGGCACGAAGCTCCATCACAGGCTTCATGTTGACCTCATTGAAGGTGGTCAACATCGCTGTCATCTGTTGTGCTTCGACCAGACGCTCGGCAACACGTTTGCGCAAACGAGTCATCGGCACACGCTTTTCAACACGCTCGCCCGTAAATACCGGAGTACTAGCATCCACTTTGGCAACCGGAGCGGTGGCTGCTGGTTGTTGACCGGCCTGCTCGGCGGCTTTCAGTGCGTCTTCTTTAGTGACTCGACCACCTTTACCGGTACCGGCAATCTGGCTGGGATCGAGACCTTTTTCATCGGCGA
Coding sequences:
- the odhB gene encoding 2-oxoglutarate dehydrogenase complex dihydrolipoyllysine-residue succinyltransferase, encoding MSTEIKAPSFPESVADGTIATWHKQPGEAVARDDLLADIETDKVVLEVLAPNDGVLKEIVKAEGETVLSEELIAIFEAGAAATAAPAAPAAEAPAAQAAPAQEAILSPAARKIADEKGLDPSQIAGTGKGGRVTKEDALKAAEQAGQQPAATAPVAKVDASTPVFTGERVEKRVPMTRLRKRVAERLVEAQQMTAMLTTFNEVNMKPVMELRAQYKDLFEKKHGVRMGFMGFFVKACVEALKRQPIVNASIDGNDVVYHGYQDIGVAVSSDRGLVVPVLRDTDNMGLANIESSIREYGLKARDGKLGIEDMTGGTFTISNGGVFGSLLSTPILNMPQSAILGMHKIQERPMAVNGKVEILPMMYLALSYDHRLLDGKEAVTFLVTIKDLLEDPARFLLEI